The Tripterygium wilfordii isolate XIE 37 chromosome 4, ASM1340144v1, whole genome shotgun sequence genome has a window encoding:
- the LOC119996728 gene encoding protein SOB FIVE-LIKE 3-like — MDLSKHASSKEGCSSSESGWTMYITSPMGKDDEECTGDDNSDRHIEEDDRNTDDPEKESDDSMASDASSGPSHQQKLTNYRNNYGKTGSKHDKFFHQEIKQKKRGETMKIMPEVKENSALLRNTKNVQSTDGCKCKYATAK, encoded by the coding sequence ATGGACTTGTCAAAGCACGCTTCAAGCAAAGAAGGATGTAGCAGCAGCGAATCTGGGTGGACAATGTACATTACCTCTCCCATGGGAAAAGATGATGAAGAGTGCACTGGTGATGACAACAGTGATAGACATATAGAAGAAGATGACAGAAATACTGATGACCCTGAGAAAGAAAGTGATGATTCAATGGCTTCTGATGCTTCCTCTGGCCCAAGTCATCAACAAAAATTAACTAACTACAGAAATAACTATGGAAAGACAGGTTCTAAGCATGATAAATTCTTCCACCAagaaatcaagcaaaaaaagagaggagaaacgaTGAAAATAATGCCAGAGGTGAAGGAAAATTCCGCGCTTTTAAGAAATACTAAAAATGTCCAATCCACAGATGGATGCAAATGCAAGTATGCAACAGCTAAGTAA
- the LOC119996727 gene encoding 6-phosphogluconate dehydrogenase, decarboxylating 2-like yields the protein MAAPPKPTRIGLAGLAVMGQNLALNIAEKGFPISVYNRTTSKVDETVERAKREGDLPVFGFHDPESFVHSIQKPRVIIMLVKAGAAVDQTIKTLSAYMEKGDCIIDGGNEWYENTERREKEVAELGLLYLGMGVSGGEEGARNGPSLMPGGSYEAYKYIADIVLKVAAQVPDSGPCVTYIGKGGSGNFVKMVHNGIEYGDMQLIAEAYDILKSVGKLSNEELRSVFTEWNKGELLSFLIEITADIFGIKDDKGDGYLVDKVLDKTGMKGTGKWTVQQAADLSVAAPTIASSLDGRFLSGLKEERVAAAKVFKSGGFGDILADQEVDKATLIDDVRKALYASKICSYAQGMNLIRAKSIEQGWDLKLGELARIWKGGCIIRAIFLDRIKKAYDRNPDLANLLVDPEFAKEIIERQSAWRKVVCLAINSGISTPGMSASLAYFDSYRRERLPANLVQAQRDYFGAHTYERIDVEGSFHTEWFKIAKQLKD from the coding sequence ATGGCTGCACCTCCGAAGCCTACAAGAATTGGCCTTGCTGGTCTTGCCGTCATGGGTCAAAATCTTGCCCTCAACATTGCAGAAAAGGGCTTCCCCATCTCTGTGTATAACCGAACTACATCCAAAGTTGATGAGACTGTTGAACGGGCTAAAAGAGAAGGGGATCTTCCTGTATTTGGCTTCCATGATCCAGAATCTTTTGTTCACTCAATCCAAAAGCCTCGGGTAATAATCATGCTGGTTAAGGCGGGAGCAGCTGTTGATCAGACCATAAAGACTCTCTCTGCTTACATGGAGAAAGGTGATTGTATCATTGATGGGGGTAACGAGTGGTATGAGAATactgagaggagagagaaagaagtggCTGAATTGGGTTTGCTATACCTTGGAATGGGAGTTTCAGGTGGTGAGGAGGGTGCACGAAATGGACCCTCTTTGATGCCTGGTGGATCTTATGAGGCTTATAAGTACATTGCAGACATTGTGCTGAAGGTTGCAGCTCAAGTTCCAGACAGTGGCCCCTGCGTGACCTATATTGGCAAAGGTGGATCTGGAAACTTTGTCAAGATGGTTCATAATGGAATTGAATATGGTGACATGCAGCTGATTGCAGAGGCTTACGACATACTAAAATCAGTTGGAAAGCTGTCCAATGAAGAACTGAGAAGTGTTTTTACTGAATGGAACAAGGGGGAGCTTCTGAGCTTCTTGATTGAAATCACTGCTGATATATTTGGTATTAAGGATGATAAGGGAGATGGATACTTAGTTGACAAAGTTTTGGATAAGACTGGTATGAAGGGCACTGGTAAGTGGACTGTACAGCAAGCTGCTGATTTATCAGTCGCAGCTCCCACAATTGCATCTTCTCTGGATGGAAGGTTCCTTAGTGGGCTAAAGGAGGAAAGGGTTGCAGCTGCAAAAGTTTTCAAGTCTGGTGGCTTTGGTGATATCTTGGCTGACCAAGAAGTGGACAAGGCAACGTTGATTGACGATGTGAGGAAAGCTCTTTATGCATCAAAGATATGTAGCTATGCTCAGGGGATGAATCTGATCCGTGCAAAGAGTATTGAGCAGGGATGGGACTTGAAACTGGGGGAACTGGCTAGGATTTGGAAGGGGGGTTGCATCATCCGAGCCATCTTTCTGGACAGAATAAAGAAAGCATACGATAGGAATCCTGATCTTGCAAATCTCCTTGTTGATCCTGAGTTTGCAAAGGAAATCATTGAGCGACAGTCTGCATGGCGAAAAGTGGTATGCCTTGCTATTAACTCAGGAATCAGCACCCCAGGTATGTCTGCTAGTCTTGCTTATTTTGACTCCTACCGGAGGGAAAGACTGCCGGCTAATCTGGTCCAAGCTCAACGTGATTATTTCGGTGCTCATACATACGAGAGGATTGATGTGGAAGGATCTTTCCATACTGAATGGTTCAAGATTGCCAAACAGCTTAAGGATTAA
- the LOC119997884 gene encoding basic leucine zipper 43-like, with translation MQPSEVTGLHYLIPSNPSPYSSHFGMITPQTTNMPPTYQINRIGNYINHPLYNNIQEISSQSSGFSGNSTSDEADEQQQSIINERKQRRMISNRESARRSRMRKQKHLDELWSQVVWLRNENHQLIDKLNHVSESHDKALQENSQLKEEATELRQMISDMQLNSPYSAFKDLEDV, from the coding sequence ATGCAGCCAAGTGAAGTCACAGGACTCCACTACCTAATCCCTTCAAACCCATCTCCATATTCATCTCATTTTGGCATGATCACCCCCCAAACCACCAACATGCCACCAACATATCAAATTAACAGGATTGGTAATTACATTAACCACCCATTATACAATAACATCCAAGAAATCAGTTCACAATCATCTGGGTTTAGTGGCAATTCAACATCGGATGAAGCAGATGAGCAGCAGCAGAGCATAATCAATGAGAGAAAACAGAGGAGGATGATATCAAACAGAGAATCAGCGCGACGATCGCGTATGAGGAAGCAGAAACACCTTGATGAGCTTTGGTCACAAGTTGTTTGGTTGAGGAATGAGAATCACCAGCTGATTGATAAGCTCAACCATGTCTCTGAGTCTCATGACAAGGCTCTTCAAGAGAATTCTCAGCTCAAAGAAGAAGCAACCGAGCTTCGACAAATGATTTCGGATATGCAATTAAACAGTCCTTACTCTGCCTTCAAAGACCTTGAAGATGTTTGA